From the genome of Nicotiana sylvestris chromosome 2, ASM39365v2, whole genome shotgun sequence, one region includes:
- the LOC104245147 gene encoding coniferyl alcohol acyltransferase-like isoform X1: MYYSIHHLPLMHTLTIVRISPQKHIFNEFCEFKMKHVRIEMGTKRGFNVKVIKTEVVAASLPMQEHWLPQSNLDLLLPPMDVGVFFCYQNPIISGMPKYSFGSMVKVLKVSLAETLVSYYAFAGELVQNLAGEPEILCNNAGVNFTEAWADIELKEINLYNPDESIEGKLVPKKNHGVLAVQATQLKCGGIVVACTFDHRVADAYSTNMFLVSWAEIAQSKPLSQLPSFRRSFLSPRRPSHYDPLVIDSMYIPISALKQETRAVTNIDDDEQVISRIYYVKAEEISRLQSLANNCNNDMISTKFHRFTKLETFSAFLWKTIANGMGENSTRNYENFRFGIVVNGRSRLSDGVEEQAKVLKGYFGNVLSTPFGEKKVEKLKEKPLSWVANAVHEFLEPAKTKEHFLGLINWVEDHRPEPALARIYATNEDAVAVVVSSGQQFPVGKIEFGWGEPVFGSYHFPWEGKAGYVMPMPSPKGNGDWVVYMHMLKWQLELVDASAANMFKPLTADYLNLK, from the exons ATGTATTATTCCATCCATCACTTACCTCTAATGCACACACTCACCATTGTAAGGATTAGTCCTCAAAAGCATATTTTCAACGAGTTCTGTGAGTTCAAAATGAAACATGTTAGAATTGAGATGGGTACCAAAAGGGGCTTCAATGTGAAGGTGATCAAAACTGAGGTGGTGGCAGCATCGTTGCCAATGCAAGAGCATTGGCTACCACAGTCAAATCTTGATTTGCTCTTGCCTCCAATGGACGTTGGGGTTTTCTTTTGTTACCAGAACCCCATTATTTCTGGGATGCCAAAGTATTCATTTGGGTCAATGGTCAAAGTTCTAAAGGTTTCTTTGGCTGAAACCTTGGTTTCCTATTATGCATTTGCAGGGGAGTTAGTTCAGAACCTTGCTGGAGAGCCTGAAATTCTCTGCAACAATGCCGGAGTCAATTTCACAGAAGCTTGGGCTGATATAGAGCTCAAAGAAATTAACTTGTATAATCCAGATGAAAGCATAGAGGGTAAGCTTGTACCAAAGAAGAATCACGGTGTACTAGCCGTTCAG GCTACACAACTCAAATGTGGAGGAATAGTGGTGGCTTGTACATTTGATCATAGAGTTGCTGATGCTTATTCAACCAACATGTTTCTcgtatcatgggctgaaatagcTCAGTCCAAACCACTCTCTCAGCTCCCATCTTTCCGACGTTCCTTTCTTTCTCCACGGCGTCCCTCCCACTACGATCCCTTGGTAATAGACAGCATGTACATACCTATCTCTGCCCTGAAACAAGAGACACGTGCTGTCACAAATATTGATGATGATGAACAAGTTATAAGTAGAATTTACTATGTCAAGGCTGAAGAAATCAGCCGCCTCCAATCATTGGCAAATAATTGTAATAACGACATGATTAGCACAAAATTCCACAGGTTTACTAAGCTTGAAACATTCAGTGCTTTCCTATGGAAAACTATAGCCAATGGGATGGGGGAAAATAGTACTCGTAATTACGAGAACTTCAGGTTTGGGATTGTGGTTAATGGCAGGAGTAGATTGAGCGACGGAGTAGAAGAACAAGCCAAGGTACTAAAAGGGTATTTTGGGAATGTTCTTTCCACCCCATTTGGGGAGAAGAAAGTGGAGAAACTAAAGGAGAAACCTTTAAGTTGGGTAGCAAATGCAGTTCATGAGTTTCTTGAACCTGCAAAAACTAAAGAACATTTTCTTGGGTTAATAAATTGGGTGGAGGATCATCGTCCAGAACCAGCTTTAGCAAGAATCTACGCCACAAATGAAGATGCAGTGGCGGTGGTGGTGTCGTCGGGGCAGCAGTTTCCGGTGGGGAAGATTGAATTTGGGTGGGGAGAGCCAGTGTTTGGGTCGTATCATTTTCCATGGGAAGGGAAAGCAGGATATGTGATGCCAATGCCGAGTCCTAAAGGAAATGGAGATTGGGTTGTTTATATGCACATGTTGAAATGGCAGTTGGAATTGGTTGACGCTTCTGCGGCCAATATGTTCAAGCCCCTGACTGCAGATTATCTCAACTTGAAGTAA
- the LOC104245147 gene encoding coniferyl alcohol acyltransferase-like isoform X2, which produces MADSLDTNCASSSAPNPPNVPTQQVFETPEFQQLLDCAMEQRMENMLARVEAGIREDMKEEVKVAARAIVREMLGLTSQPPSNGSGELVQNLAGEPEILCNNAGVNFTEAWADIELKEINLYNPDESIEGKLVPKKNHGVLAVQATQLKCGGIVVACTFDHRVADAYSTNMFLVSWAEIAQSKPLSQLPSFRRSFLSPRRPSHYDPLVIDSMYIPISALKQETRAVTNIDDDEQVISRIYYVKAEEISRLQSLANNCNNDMISTKFHRFTKLETFSAFLWKTIANGMGENSTRNYENFRFGIVVNGRSRLSDGVEEQAKVLKGYFGNVLSTPFGEKKVEKLKEKPLSWVANAVHEFLEPAKTKEHFLGLINWVEDHRPEPALARIYATNEDAVAVVVSSGQQFPVGKIEFGWGEPVFGSYHFPWEGKAGYVMPMPSPKGNGDWVVYMHMLKWQLELVDASAANMFKPLTADYLNLK; this is translated from the exons ATGGCAGATTCTTTGGACACTAATTGTGCATCATCTAGTGCTCCTAATCCTCCAAATGTTCCTACCCAACAAGTTTTTGAAACACCCGAATTTCAGCAACTTCTTGATTGTGCAATGGAGCAACGGATGGAGAACATGCTGGCACGAGTGGAAGCGGGTATTCGAGAGGATATGAAAGAAGAGGTAAAAGTTGCGGCTCGTGCTATTGTGCGTGAGATGCTTGGTTTAACTTCTCAACCCCCATCAAATGGCTCTG GGGAGTTAGTTCAGAACCTTGCTGGAGAGCCTGAAATTCTCTGCAACAATGCCGGAGTCAATTTCACAGAAGCTTGGGCTGATATAGAGCTCAAAGAAATTAACTTGTATAATCCAGATGAAAGCATAGAGGGTAAGCTTGTACCAAAGAAGAATCACGGTGTACTAGCCGTTCAG GCTACACAACTCAAATGTGGAGGAATAGTGGTGGCTTGTACATTTGATCATAGAGTTGCTGATGCTTATTCAACCAACATGTTTCTcgtatcatgggctgaaatagcTCAGTCCAAACCACTCTCTCAGCTCCCATCTTTCCGACGTTCCTTTCTTTCTCCACGGCGTCCCTCCCACTACGATCCCTTGGTAATAGACAGCATGTACATACCTATCTCTGCCCTGAAACAAGAGACACGTGCTGTCACAAATATTGATGATGATGAACAAGTTATAAGTAGAATTTACTATGTCAAGGCTGAAGAAATCAGCCGCCTCCAATCATTGGCAAATAATTGTAATAACGACATGATTAGCACAAAATTCCACAGGTTTACTAAGCTTGAAACATTCAGTGCTTTCCTATGGAAAACTATAGCCAATGGGATGGGGGAAAATAGTACTCGTAATTACGAGAACTTCAGGTTTGGGATTGTGGTTAATGGCAGGAGTAGATTGAGCGACGGAGTAGAAGAACAAGCCAAGGTACTAAAAGGGTATTTTGGGAATGTTCTTTCCACCCCATTTGGGGAGAAGAAAGTGGAGAAACTAAAGGAGAAACCTTTAAGTTGGGTAGCAAATGCAGTTCATGAGTTTCTTGAACCTGCAAAAACTAAAGAACATTTTCTTGGGTTAATAAATTGGGTGGAGGATCATCGTCCAGAACCAGCTTTAGCAAGAATCTACGCCACAAATGAAGATGCAGTGGCGGTGGTGGTGTCGTCGGGGCAGCAGTTTCCGGTGGGGAAGATTGAATTTGGGTGGGGAGAGCCAGTGTTTGGGTCGTATCATTTTCCATGGGAAGGGAAAGCAGGATATGTGATGCCAATGCCGAGTCCTAAAGGAAATGGAGATTGGGTTGTTTATATGCACATGTTGAAATGGCAGTTGGAATTGGTTGACGCTTCTGCGGCCAATATGTTCAAGCCCCTGACTGCAGATTATCTCAACTTGAAGTAA